The window TGGTGATCCGCACCGCCAGGGGATCCTGCCGCGCGATCCTGTCAGCCAGGGCATGGGCTGCCGCCATCAGTTCAGGTGCTTCATGGATTTCGGTAATGAGGTTGACCGCGAGGGCCCGTTCGGCCCGCAGCACGGTCCCGGCCAAGAGAATCTCCTTGGCCACCGGCTCCCCCACAAGCTCCTTCAGGCGCCAGCTTGCACCGGCGGCGGCCAGGATGCCCAGGCCCGTCTCCGGGTTGCCGATCCGGACGGAAGGGGTGCCGATCCGGAAATCCGCAGCGTACGCCAGCTCGGCGCCGCCGCCGAGGCAGAACCCGTCCAGGGCCGCGATGACGGGCATCGGCAGCTTCGCGATCCGCACAAAGATGGTGGAGTTGATGCCTTGCAACGCGTCATCGCGGCGCCGTTCACGCAGCTGGCCGATGTCCGCCCCGGAGGCGAAGACCCCCTCCGTGCCGGCGATGATGAGGACCTTCGGGGTCTGCTCCAGCGCGGCGCAGACGGCGTGCAGCTCGTCGACCATCTGCTGGTCGATCGCGTTGCGGACCTCGGGCCGGTTCAGGAGCACCACCAGCCGGTCCTCGCGCTCGTCAATCAACAGCGTACTGAAATGCTGCGGGTCCAAACCCGTCGCGGCGCCCGCCACTAGACACGCTCCAGCAGCATCGCGGTGCCCTGGCCCACGCCGATGCACATGGTGGCAAGGCCGACCCGGGCGTCCTCGCGTTCCATCCGGCCCAGCAAGGTGATTGCGAGCCGGGAACCGGAGGAACCCAGCGGGTGGCCCAAAGAGATCGCGCCGCCGTCGCGGTTGA is drawn from Micrococcaceae bacterium Sec5.8 and contains these coding sequences:
- a CDS encoding enoyl-CoA hydratase/isomerase family protein; this translates as MDPQHFSTLLIDEREDRLVVLLNRPEVRNAIDQQMVDELHAVCAALEQTPKVLIIAGTEGVFASGADIGQLRERRRDDALQGINSTIFVRIAKLPMPVIAALDGFCLGGGAELAYAADFRIGTPSVRIGNPETGLGILAAAGASWRLKELVGEPVAKEILLAGTVLRAERALAVNLITEIHEAPELMAAAHALADRIARQDPLAVRITKSVFHAPAEAHPLIDQLAQGILFESQAKFDRMQAFLDRKSEKKSEQDPDRKKN